CCCCGAACTGTACGCGTGGATCGCGGTCCTGCCGATCGGGTTGATGCTGCAGCAATCGGCGTTGCGGCACGGGGTCCTGACCGCGACCCTGCCGACGATCACCGTGTCCAGACCGGTGATCGCGTCGGTGCTGGGGGTGACCGTGCTGGGCGAAGTGGTGCACGCCGGGGAGGGCCAGGTACTGACCCTGGCCGCCGCGGTGACCGTGGTTATCGTCGCCACCGTCGCGCTGGCCCGTGACGAGGCAGCCATGCTGGCGCCGTCCCGCGATGGCGTGGAAACCGCAGGCCAGTTGGCCGTTTCCGGACCGGGCCGGCCGGGCGGCGGCGGGTAACGAAACGGTTCCCGTTGAGTTGCACGTGATAGCGATCGAGTGCGGCCGGGTACCGTTACCTAGGACCTTCGGTCGGGCTTTCACAGCTGCCTCTTAGCTGATTCTGGGAGGATCTCAGCTCGGTTCGAAAGTCTGAGCGGAGCACGATCACTGTCCAGACCAAGGGCAGAGCCATAGAGTGTTTGATGAACTGCCGGCGAACATCGCGGGAACGCCGGTGGCGAAGTTGGGGAATTGAGGGTCGCCATGTCAATGGTCGGAATCTCCGCGATTATCGCGTTGTTTGCCGCGCTCGCTTCAGCAACCGGCGACGTGATTCGTCAGCGCTCGGCTCACGAAATCACCGATGAAGAAGAAGTCGGCCACCTCAAGCTGTTCGGCATGTCGCTGCGCGACGCCAAGTGGTGGACGGGCGGCGGGTGTGCGGTGCTCAACTACAGCCTGCAGGCGATGGCCCTGGCCTTCGCGTCGGTGGTATTGGTGACCGCGTTACAGGTGACGGCGCTGCTGTTCGCCCTGCCTATCTACGCCCGGCTCGCGCACCACCGGATCACCCGGTCGCAGTGGCTGTGGGCGACGGTGTTGGCCGCGTCTCTGGCCGTGGTGATCATCGTCGGCGATCCGGCCGCCGGCCATGACCGGGCACCGCTGAGCACCTGGATCGTGGTGGCGGCGGTGATGGGACCGATCCTGGTGTCCTGCGTGGTGGCGGCCAAGGTGTGGCACGGCCGTCCTCAGGCCGCGGCGCTGCTGGCGCTGGTGGCCGGTTCGTCCTTGGCGCTGTTCGCCGTGCTGACCAAAGGGGTTGTCGACGTTCTGCACCACCAGGGTCTGTGGGCCGCCGTGACCACCCCGGAGTTCATCCCCTGGCTGGTGGTGATGCTGTGCGGGATGATCTTCCAGCAGTCGGCATTCCGCGCCGGTTCGCTGACCGCCTCGTTGCCGACGATGACCGTCGCCAAGCCGGTGGTGGCGACGATCCTGGGGGTCCTCGTGCTCGGCGAGACGCTGGACGCCGACGGTCCCGAAGGTTTCGTGCTGGCCATCGCCGCCGCTGTGGTGATCACCGCGACGGTGGCGCTGGCCCGCGGCGAGGCCGCCAACATGGAAGCCGACGCCGAAGAAGCGCATCGGACCGACGGGCCGGAAAAGGCAGCCCCGGTCATCACCGCCGCTGACGGGTAGGCCACAGCCTCGAACACCCCGGACGCCGAGACGTTAGTTTGATGGCGTGCTGAGCGCGATCGCCATCGTCCCGTGCGCGCCGGTGCTCGTTCCCGAACTCGCCGGAGCAGCGAGCGCCGAGGTCGCCGATCTCGCAGCCGCCGTCCTCGTCGCGGCGGCCGTGTTGCCGGCCCGCTGGGTTGCCATCGGAACCGGTCCGGCCGACGTCGTGATCGGCCCTGACAGCGCGGGCACCTTCGCCGGATTCGGCGTGGACGTGCCGGTCCGCCTGTCGCCGCCGGCCGCAGGCGTCGCCCGGGACATGCCGCTGTGCGCGCTGCTGGCCGGCTGGCTAAGGGGCCAGGCGCGACCCGACGGCTCGGCCGCAGTGCACGTCTACGCAGCCGATGACGACCCCGCCACCGCGGTAGGCCGCGGTCGGCAGTTACGGGCCGAGGTCGACGGACAGGCGGACCCGATCGGTGTCCTGGTCGTGGCCGACGGTGCCAACACCCTGACGGCCAGGGCACCCGGCGGCTTCGACCCGGACGGGGAAGGCGCCCAGCGGCTCTTGGACGACGCGCTGGCAGGTGGCGATGTCACCGCGCTGAGCCGTATGCCGCAGCGGATCCTCGGCCGGGTGGCGTTTGCGGTGCTGGCCGGACTGGCGGACCCTGGCCCGCGCTCTGCCAAGGAGCTCTACCGAGGCGCCCCCTACGGGGTGGGCTACTTCGCCGGCGTCTGGCAGCTGTGAGACCGCTGGCGATCATCGGGCCAACCGGCGCCGGCAAGTCGCAGTTGGCGCTCGATGTCATCGAAAGACTCGGCGGTGCAGCCGAAGTCGTCAACGCCGACGCGATGCAGCTCTACCGAGGCATGGACATCGGGACCGCCAAACTGCCCCTCGACCGGCGCCGCGGCATCCCGCATCACCAACTCGACGTCCTCGATGTCACCGAAACGGCGACCGTGGCCCGGTATCAGCAGGCGGCGGTCGCCGACATCGAAGCGATCCAGCGCCGGGGAGCTGTGCCGGTCGTGGTCGGCGGGTCCATGCTCTACATCCAGTCGCTACTGGACAACTGGACGTTCCCCGCGACCGATCCGGGGGTGCGCGCTCGCTGGGAGCAGCGGCTGGCCGACATCGGGGTCGCCCGGCTGCATGCCGAACTCGCTCGTCGCGACCCCGCCGCGGCGGCCGTCATCCTGCCCACCGACGGTCGCCGCACGGTCCGGGCGCTGGAGGTGATCGAGCTGACCGGCCAGCCGTTCGCGGCGTCCGCGCCGCGCATCGGCGCCCCTCGCTGGGGCACGGTCATCATCGGATTGGATTGCGAGACAACGCTTCTGGATGAACGGTTGGAGCGCCGCACCGAGCTGATGTTCGCCGAAGGGCTGGTCGACGAGGTACGCACCCTGCTGGGCCGCGGCCTGCGCGACGGGGTCACCGCGTCGCGGGCGCTGGGCTATGCGCAGGTGCTGGCGGCCCTCGATGCCGGTGGCACGCCGCAGTTGCTGCATGCGGCGCAGGAGCAGACGTTCGTCGGAACCCGCCGTTACGTGCGGCGCCAGCGCTCCTGGTTTCGCCGCGACCACCGCGTGCAGTGGATCGACCCGGCCGGTTCCGACGCCGTCGAGGAGGTCGTGCGGGCGTGGCGGCACGTATCCTGACCGGGTGATCCGCGCCGACGACAATGCTGCCGGCCCGGATCGAGGCGGCATCGAGGAGCGGCGCCCATGATCTTCGCCAAGGGCCACGGCACCCAGAACGACTTCGTGCTGCTGCCTGACGTGGAATGCCAGGTGGCGCTGTCCGTTCCCAGGGTGGCGGCCTTATGCGACCGGCGCCGCGGCCTGGGTGCTGACGGTGTCCTGCGGGTGACCACCGCCGGCGCGGCGCTGGGCTCCGGGGTCCTTGAACGCCTGCCGGACGGGGTCGGCGAATCGGACTGGTACATGGACTACCGCAACGCCGACGGGTCGACGGCGCAGATGTGCGGCAACGGCGTGCGGGTGTTCGCGCACTACCTGAGGGCCAGCGGGCTGGAGTCGCGCGACGAGTTCGTCGTGGGATCGCTGGCCGGGCCGCGACCGGTCACCCTGCACCACGTCGATGCGACCGACGCCGATATCGCCGTGGACATGGGCAAGGCCAACAAACTGGGCACCGGCGAAGCGGTGGTGGGCGGCAGGCGCTTCACCGGCGTGGCTGTCGACGTCGGCAATCCGCACCTGGCGTGCGCGGATCCGGGGTTGACCGTGGACGCCCTGGCGGCGCTGGACGTCGCAGCGCCGGTGCAGTTCGACGCCGAACAGTTTCCCGAGGGCGTGAACGTCGAGGTGCTCACCGTCCCGGCCGGCGGCCTGGTCTGCATGCGGGTGCATGAGCGCGGCGTCGGCGAGACCCGCTCGTGCGGCACCGGAACGGTGGCGGCCGCGGTCGCCGCGCTGGCGACCACGGGCGCCGACACCGGCGTCCTGACCGTGCGGGTGCCCGGCGGTGACGTCACCGTCACCGTCACCGAATCGACCAGCTTCCTGCGCGGGCCGTCGGTGCTGGTGGCGCACGGCGAGGTGAGTGGGGAATGGTGGCGCGCCCAGGAGCGTTAATTCAGATGCATGACGCCGATTCGGCGTGCAACATTGCTAATTGCCTATGAAAAATTCTGATTCGTTTCCCGAATTTCCTGACCGCACTGGGCCGGAGCCCAGCACCGGCGAGCTTGCCCTCGAAGACCGATCGGCGCTGCGCCGGGTCGTCGGGCTGTCGACCGAACTCACCGACATCTCCGAGGTCGAGTACCGCCAGCTGCGGCTGGAACGCGTGGTGCTGGTCGGCGTCTGGACCGAGGGCACCTCGGCCGACAACCAGGCCAGCCTGGCCGAGTTGGCGGCGCTGGCCGAAACCGCCGGTTCCCAGGTGCTCGAGGGGCTGATTCAGCGCCGCGACCGCCCTGACCCGTCCACCTACATCGGGTCGGGCAAGGCCCAGGAGCTCCGCGAGGTGGTGCTGGCCAC
This genomic stretch from Mycobacterium paragordonae harbors:
- the dapF gene encoding diaminopimelate epimerase is translated as MIFAKGHGTQNDFVLLPDVECQVALSVPRVAALCDRRRGLGADGVLRVTTAGAALGSGVLERLPDGVGESDWYMDYRNADGSTAQMCGNGVRVFAHYLRASGLESRDEFVVGSLAGPRPVTLHHVDATDADIAVDMGKANKLGTGEAVVGGRRFTGVAVDVGNPHLACADPGLTVDALAALDVAAPVQFDAEQFPEGVNVEVLTVPAGGLVCMRVHERGVGETRSCGTGTVAAAVAALATTGADTGVLTVRVPGGDVTVTVTESTSFLRGPSVLVAHGEVSGEWWRAQER
- the miaA gene encoding tRNA (adenosine(37)-N6)-dimethylallyltransferase MiaA; protein product: MRPLAIIGPTGAGKSQLALDVIERLGGAAEVVNADAMQLYRGMDIGTAKLPLDRRRGIPHHQLDVLDVTETATVARYQQAAVADIEAIQRRGAVPVVVGGSMLYIQSLLDNWTFPATDPGVRARWEQRLADIGVARLHAELARRDPAAAAVILPTDGRRTVRALEVIELTGQPFAASAPRIGAPRWGTVIIGLDCETTLLDERLERRTELMFAEGLVDEVRTLLGRGLRDGVTASRALGYAQVLAALDAGGTPQLLHAAQEQTFVGTRRYVRRQRSWFRRDHRVQWIDPAGSDAVEEVVRAWRHVS
- a CDS encoding DMT family transporter: MSMVGISAIIALFAALASATGDVIRQRSAHEITDEEEVGHLKLFGMSLRDAKWWTGGGCAVLNYSLQAMALAFASVVLVTALQVTALLFALPIYARLAHHRITRSQWLWATVLAASLAVVIIVGDPAAGHDRAPLSTWIVVAAVMGPILVSCVVAAKVWHGRPQAAALLALVAGSSLALFAVLTKGVVDVLHHQGLWAAVTTPEFIPWLVVMLCGMIFQQSAFRAGSLTASLPTMTVAKPVVATILGVLVLGETLDADGPEGFVLAIAAAVVITATVALARGEAANMEADAEEAHRTDGPEKAAPVITAADG